A single genomic interval of Gemmatimonadota bacterium harbors:
- a CDS encoding diadenylate cyclase → MRVPDWSDALEILVLAVLVYWVMRLLSRTRGLPVFLGVVFLLMLTEGLERAGWEVIPGIATQILSFGTIAVLVVFQPELRYALSRIGGGVPLLGAIAPLKSRTAEEVTKAVVRLAEARHGALIAVENRDGLERWGETGERLETRVSESMLRWIFTPVSPIHDGAVIISDDSIKFVRAILPVGDSAEISGLGTRHLAAVGLSMETDATVIVVSEETGRISIARLGKLKRMAGEEEVRESLLPRAERETTGRE, encoded by the coding sequence TTGAGGGTTCCCGACTGGTCGGACGCCCTCGAGATACTGGTTCTCGCGGTGCTCGTCTATTGGGTGATGCGCCTCCTCAGCCGCACCAGGGGGCTGCCCGTCTTCCTGGGGGTGGTCTTCCTGCTGATGCTGACGGAGGGTCTGGAGCGAGCCGGCTGGGAGGTGATCCCGGGCATCGCGACACAGATCCTCAGTTTCGGGACGATCGCCGTGCTGGTGGTCTTTCAGCCCGAACTCCGCTACGCTCTCTCCCGCATCGGCGGGGGCGTGCCCCTGCTGGGAGCCATCGCGCCTCTCAAGTCGCGCACTGCCGAAGAGGTCACCAAGGCGGTGGTCAGGCTGGCCGAGGCACGACACGGAGCGCTGATCGCCGTCGAGAACAGAGACGGGCTGGAGCGCTGGGGGGAGACCGGGGAGCGGCTGGAGACCCGGGTCTCGGAGAGCATGCTTCGCTGGATCTTCACGCCCGTTTCTCCCATTCACGACGGAGCGGTGATCATCTCGGACGATTCGATCAAGTTCGTTCGCGCCATTCTTCCCGTCGGCGACAGCGCCGAGATCTCCGGCCTCGGTACTCGCCACCTGGCTGCCGTCGGGCTCAGCATGGAGACCGACGCGACCGTCATCGTGGTAAGCGAGGAGACAGGTCGGATCTCCATCGCCAGGCTGGGGAAGCTGAAACGGATGGCTGGGGAGGAGGAGGTGCGGGAGAGTCTGTTGCCCAGGGCGGAGCGGGAGACGACCGGACGCGAATAG
- a CDS encoding MotA/TolQ/ExbB proton channel family protein — MEIAHVDNQYRLITLFEDGGWMMYPLVFCSLLAVGVIVGKTWTLWLAHRDTRKLLASVKDATLEGDIDGALGIAGSTNGPAAAILHTGLRRIRTGRVTEGEIERAVSTTGVIELGFLERGLVVLATVANVAPLMGFLGTVAGMILAFDSIAEAGTVDPSLVAGGIKVALLTTAAGLTIAIPVNIGYNYFVTRIDRLIVDMEEGTQQVINLAWDLEREHRLEIVSAA, encoded by the coding sequence TTGGAGATCGCCCACGTGGACAACCAGTACAGGCTAATCACCCTCTTCGAGGACGGCGGGTGGATGATGTATCCGCTCGTCTTCTGCTCCCTGCTCGCAGTGGGAGTAATCGTGGGCAAGACGTGGACCCTCTGGCTCGCTCACCGTGACACCAGGAAGCTCCTTGCCTCGGTGAAGGACGCGACGCTCGAGGGAGACATCGACGGCGCTCTCGGCATCGCCGGCTCGACCAACGGTCCGGCGGCCGCCATCCTCCACACCGGACTGCGGCGCATCCGTACCGGGAGGGTCACCGAAGGCGAGATCGAACGTGCCGTCTCCACGACCGGCGTCATCGAGCTCGGGTTTCTCGAGCGCGGCCTGGTGGTCTTGGCGACCGTCGCCAACGTCGCCCCCCTGATGGGTTTCCTAGGTACCGTGGCCGGAATGATCCTCGCTTTCGATTCCATCGCCGAGGCAGGGACGGTCGATCCCTCGCTGGTCGCCGGAGGTATCAAGGTAGCTCTGCTCACCACCGCCGCCGGCCTGACGATCGCGATCCCGGTCAACATCGGCTACAACTACTTCGTCACCCGGATCGATCGCCTCATCGTCGACATGGAGGAAGGAACCCAGCAAGTGATCAATCTGGCTTGGGATCTCGAGCGCGAGCACCGTCTCGAGATCGTTTCGGCAGCCTGA
- a CDS encoding biopolymer transporter ExbD, with translation MSVLGKKKKRAGEGIPMSSTADIAFLLLIFFLVTTTFPKDKGLALVLPEANEEVEVAQENVLHLLVQVDGTVEVKRGESESVQTVRAADVEGIWRQEFASNDRLIAAVKTHPEAEYGYMMDVLDALQSANASRISLQLLEV, from the coding sequence ATGTCCGTTCTCGGAAAGAAAAAGAAGAGAGCCGGCGAAGGCATCCCGATGTCCTCCACCGCCGACATCGCCTTCCTGCTTCTCATCTTCTTCCTGGTCACCACCACCTTCCCCAAGGACAAGGGGCTTGCCCTGGTGCTTCCGGAAGCGAACGAGGAGGTCGAGGTCGCGCAGGAGAACGTCCTCCACCTGCTCGTTCAGGTCGACGGTACGGTCGAGGTCAAGCGCGGTGAGAGCGAATCCGTCCAGACGGTGCGGGCGGCCGACGTCGAGGGCATCTGGAGGCAGGAATTCGCTTCCAACGACAGACTCATCGCTGCGGTCAAGACCCATCCCGAGGCCGAGTACGGCTATATGATGGACGTGCTCGACGCCCTTCAGTCGGCCAACGCGAGCCGCATCTCACTCCAGCTCCTGGAGGTCTGA
- a CDS encoding biopolymer transporter ExbD, translating into MAISGGKFQKSSKASEEIPSSSLADIAFLLLIFFMVTTVFQQDKERPIDWPEAEAAQKMDEKQKNILNIWMEQDGKVYVNDAELTMDQVTAVVTPLYVASDQKLQISIRGDRDVPYQYMDQLQQALIRGGVLRVTFAAELETNIQRERR; encoded by the coding sequence ATGGCCATCAGCGGAGGAAAGTTCCAGAAGAGTTCGAAGGCATCCGAGGAGATTCCCTCCTCGTCTCTGGCAGACATCGCCTTCCTGCTCCTCATCTTCTTCATGGTCACCACGGTCTTCCAGCAGGACAAGGAACGGCCGATAGACTGGCCCGAGGCGGAAGCCGCCCAGAAGATGGACGAGAAGCAGAAGAACATCCTGAACATCTGGATGGAGCAGGACGGCAAGGTCTATGTCAACGACGCCGAGCTCACCATGGATCAGGTCACGGCGGTGGTCACCCCGCTCTATGTCGCTTCCGATCAGAAGCTTCAGATCTCGATCCGCGGTGATCGGGACGTCCCGTATCAGTACATGGACCAACTGCAGCAGGCGCTCATCCGGGGCGGTGTGCTGCGAGTGACCTTCGCCGCAGAACTCGAAACCAACATCCAGAGGGAACGCAGATGA
- a CDS encoding TonB family protein, which yields MTDPTQPDLRADPIETRNESFKRRSAEAIWAGLILAVALHVVIFVVSPNIEAEDVSFEADEIEVLDVPDQIEIPPPPQAIMRPAVPVVSATVSAEITITETTLEANPPEDLPPPPVMAVESNPGDRGGFSVFEVNPVVQNVPEITRALEREWPRFLKDAGLGGTAVVHFEIDEEGKVIRAYIHESTGFEALDEAALRVANIYEFSPALNRDKPVKVRVAIPVSFKVN from the coding sequence ATGACCGATCCAACCCAACCCGACCTCCGAGCGGACCCGATCGAGACCAGAAACGAAAGTTTCAAGCGCCGATCCGCGGAAGCGATCTGGGCCGGACTCATCCTCGCGGTGGCGCTGCACGTCGTGATCTTCGTCGTATCGCCCAACATCGAGGCCGAGGATGTCTCCTTCGAGGCCGACGAGATCGAAGTCCTCGATGTGCCGGACCAGATCGAGATCCCGCCGCCCCCGCAGGCCATAATGCGCCCGGCGGTGCCGGTCGTGTCGGCCACGGTGAGCGCCGAGATCACGATCACCGAGACCACGTTGGAGGCGAACCCGCCTGAGGACCTTCCACCGCCCCCCGTCATGGCGGTGGAGAGCAATCCGGGAGATCGCGGCGGCTTCTCGGTGTTCGAGGTCAACCCCGTGGTGCAAAACGTCCCCGAAATCACGCGGGCCTTGGAGCGGGAGTGGCCCCGCTTCCTGAAGGACGCCGGCCTGGGCGGCACGGCCGTGGTCCACTTCGAAATCGACGAGGAAGGGAAGGTCATCAGAGCCTATATCCACGAGAGCACCGGATTCGAGGCTCTCGACGAGGCGGCTCTGAGGGTCGCGAACATTTATGAGTTCTCGCCGGCGCTGAACCGCGACAAGCCCGTCAAGGTCCGGGTGGCGATACCCGTCAGCTTCAAGGTCAACTAG
- a CDS encoding energy transducer TonB, translated as MTDPTQPDLQADPIETRNDSFKHRSPEMIWAGLILAVALHVVLFVASPNIEAEDVSFEADEIEVLDVPDQIEVPPPPQAISHPAVPVVSTTVSAEITITETTFEANPSALLSPPPFAERENTPGGRSIFSVAEVNPEVHNRDEVQAALEREYPAFLKDAGIGGTVVVHFEIDEEGKVIGSYVHDSSDYRALDEAALRVAAVYRFSPALNRDKPVKVRVAIPIIFKVN; from the coding sequence ATGACCGACCCAACCCAACCCGACCTCCAAGCGGACCCGATCGAGACCAGAAACGACAGTTTCAAGCACCGATCCCCGGAAATGATCTGGGCCGGACTCATCCTCGCGGTGGCGCTGCACGTCGTGCTCTTCGTCGCATCGCCCAATATCGAGGCCGAGGACGTCTCCTTCGAGGCCGACGAAATCGAAGTGCTCGACGTGCCGGACCAGATCGAGGTCCCGCCGCCCCCGCAGGCCATTTCGCACCCGGCGGTTCCGGTCGTGTCGACCACGGTGAGCGCCGAGATCACGATCACCGAGACCACTTTCGAGGCGAACCCGTCAGCGTTGCTTTCGCCGCCCCCCTTCGCCGAGAGGGAGAACACTCCGGGCGGCCGCAGCATATTCTCGGTGGCCGAGGTCAACCCGGAGGTCCACAACCGCGACGAGGTCCAGGCAGCCTTGGAGCGGGAGTACCCCGCCTTCCTGAAGGACGCCGGCATAGGCGGCACGGTCGTGGTCCACTTCGAAATCGACGAGGAAGGGAAGGTCATTGGATCCTATGTCCATGATAGCTCCGATTACCGGGCTCTCGACGAGGCGGCTCTGAGGGTCGCGGCCGTCTACAGGTTCTCGCCGGCGCTGAACCGCGACAAACCCGTCAAGGTCCGAGTGGCGATACCCATCATCTTCAAGGTCAACTAG